The genomic region gaggtttgctttcgtctaacaaataagtacTCCCgtcagtcaaaattcattgaattttatgataataacaaaaagttgaatgaaaattgatacgTATCCTCAATTAACtcattactaacttattacaagtcaaataattttttttcgattaactattttataacggtgaagaaATACCTCATCACGTGCATCAATGCATGAAGtcgtataagggtaatttggtcataaaaagatttatttgacttgcaataaatcaataacaaATCAATCGGGGTTAAACAAAtatctttgtttatttttttgttaatatcaacaaattcagtgaattttgactaacgggaggactatttattagattaaagCTAATTTTAGGaatgttagatataattttttgaatcacAAAGAGTCTACGTATATAACTATACCAAACTTTAAAGAAGAAGAGTGTAATTACCCcgaaaaataaatgtgaattGTATAATGCATGGAGAAGCACATTCTACGCCCAAACTTGGACATTAGTGTGTAATGCACAAGTCAAAGGCAGCAATTCACTAATCACCAACAAATGTAAATGCCACTCCTCATTTTTCCATTACTCAAtcacattataaatatcttaaaaagttgaaaagattTAAAGCAATACCAATACACTTACTTTCTTctacaaattattttacattaaaataaaaatctttaaTAGTTTCTAAATTAAAAGTCTAAGAGAAGATGTCGAGTGCCCAATTCAATGCAGGACAGACACACGGCCAGGCTCAGGTATTCTTACATTGGCTGTTGTTCAGATTAATGTTAAAAAGacatatctttttaatataagttgcatctatatattttaatttctttttgctaCATATTTGAGAGGTTTAAATATTTTCGATCCTGTAATTTTGGCACTTTTAacatcttttatatttttaggatTGTAAGAGTCATTTAACGTTTTAACATTCCgtaattttggtctttttgaTGCCGAATTTTGTAAAAGTCATCGGAATAAATCATGTGTGTTTCACGTGGTTCATCAAATAAGAGTTTTGTTTTGATTGATTCACTTTTGCCAATACgggtgaaaaattaaaaaaaaaaaatgacatggTACGTGATTTACTCCGATAACTTTGCAAAATCCAATACCCGAATGACCCAAATTacgaaatatcaaaaaattacaagacatTTTTGCAACTTATAGAAAGGTAACGgataaaaatgtcaaaatcgATAGGGGAACATGATTTATTCCggtaacttttgaaaaatccAGCACCAAAAcgaccaaaattacaaaccCAAAACATATTAAACCTATTTGATATACTAAAAGGTCTACAAAAAGTTAGATGAAAAGGAATTTATGacataaaatagaagaaatatatgatgtaTATATGTGGTATTGGGGGTGGGCAGGGCAAGGCAGAAGAATGGATGGAGTCAGTCAAAGGCACAGCAAATGCAGCTCATGACAAGGCCTGCGATATGGCTGGCAATACCCAAGGCCAGGCTCAAAGAAGCAAGGAAGAAAATACTGCATTTCTTCAGCAGGTTCTCAACTTATCTTtctacaataatattaaaataattaattattcacatccctgtaatattataaatgagcacattatcctctatataaaaaaaaaaaaataacgtaGCAACTTACCTCCCTGTActgtttttaaaaatgcagta from Sesamum indicum cultivar Zhongzhi No. 13 linkage group LG3, S_indicum_v1.0, whole genome shotgun sequence harbors:
- the LOC105158626 gene encoding ABA-inducible protein PHV A1, which codes for MSSAQFNAGQTHGQAQGKAEEWMESVKGTANAAHDKACDMAGNTQGQAQRSKEENTAFLQQKGEQMAHMAQDAIDGVKNSLGMGNNK